The following are encoded in a window of Staphylospora marina genomic DNA:
- a CDS encoding NAD-dependent epimerase/dehydratase family protein, which produces MILVTGADGYMGWPLMLKLGRMYPDERVVGVDHFGRRRWVQEIGSVSAIPVSSMDERLRAAKEHGISNLSFVEADLTDRDAVHRILQTFRPRVILHLAAQPSAPYSHINGKLADYTQENNNRMCRNLLWGLKELGLENTHFIETTTTGTYGAPNFTIPEGFLKVETPTGSDILPFPGMATSWYHMSKCNDVNNLSLASRLWGLTVTDLRTSIVFGTGTEETALDPRLATRFDFDFYFGVVTNRFCAQVLAGHPITLYGRGEQKKPMISLRDAVESLARAVELPLHRSYRVYNQMTILASPKELAETIRTASEQSGIPAIVQSVPNPRKENEVHQMKMENSGFLSDLLPGKPVTLEEGIREMLRDLKPFSHIFREYIDRFMARE; this is translated from the coding sequence ATGATTCTTGTGACTGGCGCCGATGGATACATGGGCTGGCCCTTGATGCTCAAACTGGGACGCATGTATCCGGACGAACGGGTGGTGGGTGTCGATCACTTCGGTCGTCGGAGATGGGTGCAGGAAATCGGAAGCGTCAGTGCCATCCCCGTCTCTTCCATGGACGAACGTCTCAGGGCGGCCAAAGAACACGGCATTTCCAACCTTTCCTTCGTCGAAGCCGACCTGACCGACCGGGATGCCGTTCACCGCATCCTGCAAACATTTCGTCCCCGCGTGATCCTGCATCTCGCGGCCCAACCTTCCGCCCCGTATTCCCACATCAACGGGAAGTTGGCGGATTACACGCAGGAAAACAACAACCGGATGTGCCGAAATCTCCTTTGGGGATTGAAAGAACTCGGGCTGGAAAACACCCATTTCATCGAAACCACCACCACCGGCACCTACGGAGCTCCCAATTTCACCATTCCCGAAGGCTTCCTGAAAGTGGAGACGCCCACGGGCTCCGACATCCTTCCCTTTCCGGGAATGGCCACATCCTGGTATCACATGAGCAAATGCAACGATGTCAACAATCTCAGCCTGGCCTCCCGACTGTGGGGATTGACCGTGACCGACCTGCGCACCTCGATCGTATTCGGGACCGGAACCGAAGAAACCGCGCTGGACCCGAGGCTGGCAACCCGGTTTGACTTCGATTTTTACTTCGGCGTGGTCACCAACCGGTTCTGCGCACAAGTCCTCGCCGGTCATCCCATCACGCTGTACGGGCGGGGAGAACAGAAAAAGCCCATGATCTCCCTGCGGGACGCGGTGGAATCGTTGGCCCGGGCCGTCGAACTCCCCTTGCACCGCAGCTACCGTGTTTACAATCAGATGACCATTCTGGCAAGCCCGAAAGAACTGGCGGAGACGATCCGGACGGCGAGCGAACAATCCGGAATTCCCGCCATCGTACAATCCGTTCCCAATCCCCGCAAAGAAAACGAGGTGCATCAGATGAAAATGGAAAACTCCGGTTTCCTCAGCGATTTGCTTCCCGGAAAACCCGTCACGCTGGAAGAAGGAATCCGGGAAATGCTCAGGGATCTCAAGCCCTTCTCCCACATCTTCAGAGAATATATCGACCGGTTCATGGCGAGGGAATGA
- a CDS encoding Gfo/Idh/MocA family protein, with protein MKIIGSPVRVGIVGTGFMGQNHLRHLLTIPGVRVTGVFDLIIPKARETAEKFGVPWFAELDPLLEQSDAVVVCVPTTSHFSVTKSAIAKGCHVFVEKPFMHTLEEARSICRMVRDHSVLLQVGHVERFSPVVRKLFETFRPDELVSVEFQRFVPLRKRLDVNVMLALMIHDLDLLLKMAQTVGTGIRFIQATSISAHSHSVRNGLSDNLFVQIGFDRPMIALLQAVRTGALRRRCITVTERNRTLSADLLHQKLFIQTRKDSGSHEVEEQVVHAGTENALLEEMKHFVHCVQTGQKPEVNERDGLETMLLADRIQRNCKELTLPEKE; from the coding sequence ATGAAAATCATTGGATCGCCGGTCCGTGTCGGCATCGTGGGCACGGGTTTCATGGGTCAGAATCATCTTCGCCATTTGCTCACCATTCCCGGTGTTCGGGTGACGGGCGTGTTTGATCTCATCATCCCGAAAGCCAGGGAAACGGCTGAAAAGTTCGGCGTCCCCTGGTTTGCGGAGCTGGATCCCCTGCTCGAACAATCGGATGCCGTGGTCGTTTGCGTGCCGACCACTTCTCATTTTTCCGTGACCAAAAGCGCGATCGCCAAAGGCTGTCATGTATTCGTGGAAAAGCCGTTCATGCATACCCTGGAAGAAGCGCGCTCGATTTGCCGGATGGTTCGGGACCACTCCGTCCTCCTGCAAGTGGGGCATGTCGAACGGTTCAGTCCGGTGGTGCGCAAACTGTTTGAAACCTTCCGGCCTGACGAGTTGGTCTCCGTCGAGTTTCAGCGGTTCGTTCCCTTGCGGAAACGGCTTGATGTCAACGTCATGCTGGCGCTCATGATCCATGATCTGGATCTGCTCCTGAAAATGGCGCAAACCGTCGGAACCGGCATCCGGTTCATCCAGGCGACCTCCATTTCGGCACATTCCCACTCCGTGCGAAACGGATTGTCCGACAACCTGTTTGTGCAAATCGGATTTGATCGTCCGATGATCGCCCTTTTGCAGGCCGTCCGCACGGGAGCCCTTCGCAGACGTTGCATCACGGTGACCGAGCGAAACCGGACATTGAGTGCCGATTTGCTCCATCAGAAATTATTCATCCAAACCAGGAAAGATTCCGGAAGCCACGAGGTGGAGGAACAAGTGGTGCATGCCGGAACCGAAAATGCGTTGTTGGAGGAAATGAAGCACTTCGTCCATTGTGTGCAAACCGGTCAAAAACCCGAGGTGAACGAACGGGACGGTCTCGAGACCATGCTGCTCGCGGATCGGATTCAGCGCAACTGCAAGGAATTGACTTTACCGGAAAAGGAGTGA
- a CDS encoding DegT/DnrJ/EryC1/StrS family aminotransferase, which yields MIPLIDLSRQHMRLKRELEQALNQVMQSGTFVLGEEGRALEREVAGICETAHAVAVNSGTDALFLALKAAGIGPGDEVITTPYTFFATVEAIIHCGATPVFADVEPDTFNLDPAAVEAAVTKRTKAVIPVHLFGCPADMTQLSRLADQHGLKIIEDACQAIGAKWSGKPVGSWGMAGCFSFYPTKNLGGCGDGGMIVTEDAETAERLRRLRTHGTVKKYHHAEAGHNSRLDEFQAAILRVKLRFLSEWNKRRRVIADRYTASFQNLPVEVQRVPDEAEAVWHLYVIRTPRARDLEVFLKQSGIGCGIYYPLPLHHQEALRQHFSRVSLPRAEALAGNTLALPVFPELTEAEQQFVIDRVKQFFA from the coding sequence ATGATCCCACTCATCGATCTCTCAAGACAACATATGCGCCTCAAGCGTGAATTGGAGCAGGCATTGAACCAAGTGATGCAAAGCGGGACATTTGTGCTCGGGGAAGAAGGTCGCGCATTGGAACGGGAAGTGGCCGGGATTTGCGAGACCGCACACGCCGTGGCCGTCAACAGCGGGACGGATGCGCTGTTTCTCGCGCTCAAAGCGGCGGGAATCGGACCGGGAGACGAAGTGATCACGACGCCTTACACGTTTTTCGCCACGGTGGAAGCGATCATCCATTGCGGGGCCACCCCGGTTTTCGCCGATGTCGAACCGGATACGTTCAATCTGGATCCCGCCGCCGTGGAAGCGGCCGTCACAAAACGGACCAAAGCCGTCATTCCGGTGCATCTGTTCGGATGCCCGGCCGACATGACGCAACTCAGCCGGCTGGCCGATCAACACGGCTTGAAAATCATCGAAGACGCCTGCCAGGCCATCGGCGCGAAATGGAGCGGAAAACCGGTCGGTTCATGGGGAATGGCTGGTTGCTTCTCCTTTTACCCGACCAAAAATCTGGGGGGATGCGGAGACGGAGGCATGATCGTGACCGAAGATGCGGAAACGGCGGAACGATTGCGGCGGCTGCGCACGCATGGAACGGTCAAAAAATACCATCACGCCGAAGCGGGGCACAACAGTCGTCTGGATGAATTTCAGGCGGCCATTCTGCGGGTCAAACTCCGGTTTCTCTCTGAATGGAACAAGCGGAGACGGGTTATCGCGGACCGTTACACCGCTTCGTTTCAAAATCTCCCCGTCGAGGTCCAGCGCGTGCCGGACGAAGCGGAAGCAGTGTGGCACCTGTATGTGATCCGCACCCCCAGGGCCCGTGATTTGGAAGTGTTTCTGAAACAGTCGGGGATCGGTTGCGGCATTTACTATCCGCTTCCGCTGCATCACCAGGAGGCGCTGAGGCAACACTTTTCCCGCGTCTCCCTGCCCCGCGCGGAGGCGCTGGCCGGGAACACGCTGGCATTGCCCGTCTTTCCGGAACTGACGGAAGCGGAGCAACAGTTTGTCATTGACCGGGTCAAACAGTTTTTCGCCTGA
- a CDS encoding NAD-dependent epimerase/dehydratase family protein: MILVTGAAGYIGSKLVASLIEAGIPVRAVDDFSVGCIERIHGHPVLKRNVARLDHVRSVLKDVSVIVHLAAVSDISQCQLNRRQALMTNILSTKYLIDEGVRAGVQKFVFPSSFALYGDPDGIVTEQSPIRPLNFYGHMKSWAEDLLLAEQQKGTLQTVIFRQSNVCGKGFASKNTVLESFCRAALKRQPITIHGSGLQNRNFIHIDDVTDAYMRVISGSGEGVINLAGEESWSIRDLARLVNDHCQEMLGYTVPVIHHERTVIGHEREPSDIRCDISRLKQLLGNRPLRTVHDAIRDYLQP, from the coding sequence ATGATTCTGGTTACTGGAGCAGCCGGCTATATCGGATCAAAGCTCGTTGCATCGCTGATTGAAGCCGGAATCCCGGTTCGGGCGGTTGACGATTTCAGCGTGGGGTGCATCGAACGGATCCATGGACATCCGGTCTTGAAGCGCAACGTTGCCCGACTCGATCATGTCCGATCCGTGTTGAAGGATGTTTCCGTCATCGTCCACCTGGCGGCCGTGAGCGACATTTCCCAATGCCAGCTCAACCGCCGCCAAGCGCTGATGACCAACATCCTGTCCACGAAATACCTGATCGATGAAGGAGTCCGGGCCGGCGTGCAAAAGTTTGTCTTCCCCTCGTCCTTTGCCTTGTACGGAGACCCCGACGGCATCGTGACGGAACAGTCTCCGATCCGCCCGCTCAATTTTTACGGGCACATGAAATCCTGGGCGGAAGATTTGCTCCTGGCGGAACAACAAAAAGGAACCCTGCAAACCGTGATCTTTCGACAATCGAACGTGTGCGGAAAAGGATTCGCTTCCAAAAACACGGTGCTGGAGTCGTTCTGCCGGGCCGCACTGAAAAGACAACCGATCACGATTCACGGCTCCGGCCTTCAAAACCGCAACTTCATTCACATCGACGACGTGACGGATGCTTACATGCGCGTGATCTCCGGTTCCGGGGAAGGCGTCATCAATCTGGCGGGGGAAGAATCCTGGAGCATTCGCGATCTGGCCCGTCTGGTCAATGATCATTGTCAGGAAATGCTGGGATATACCGTTCCCGTCATCCACCATGAACGGACGGTGATCGGGCACGAGAGAGAGCCTTCCGACATCCGCTGTGACATCAGCCGGTTGAAACAGCTTCTGGGAAACAGGCCTCTCCGCACGGTGCACGATGCCATCCGCGACTATCTTCAACCCTGA
- a CDS encoding TIGR00266 family protein — MGRAHDIDYRIIGGDMQLVEIGLDPGESVIAEAGSLMMMEDGIRMETIFGDGSSGNKGLLNKLIGAGKRLLTGESLFMTVFTNEGAGKQNVAFAAPYPGRIIPLDLGRLGGKVICQKDAFLCAAKGISVGIEFQRKLKTGFFGGEGFIMQKLEGDGLAFVHAGGTIVEKELVSGERLRLDTGCLVAMTSTVSYSIEFVGGFKTALFGGEGLFFATLTGPGRVWVQSLPFSRLASRIFAAAEDPKGEGSILGRLGNLFEN, encoded by the coding sequence ATGGGGAGGGCCCATGACATCGATTACCGGATCATCGGCGGAGACATGCAACTGGTGGAAATCGGCCTGGACCCGGGGGAAAGCGTCATTGCCGAAGCGGGCAGTCTCATGATGATGGAAGACGGAATCCGGATGGAAACGATCTTCGGAGACGGCAGCAGCGGCAACAAGGGACTGTTGAACAAGTTGATCGGAGCCGGCAAAAGGCTTCTGACCGGGGAAAGTCTGTTCATGACCGTCTTCACCAACGAAGGGGCCGGAAAACAAAACGTGGCGTTCGCCGCCCCATATCCGGGAAGAATCATTCCGTTGGATTTGGGAAGGCTCGGCGGAAAAGTGATTTGTCAAAAAGACGCCTTCCTCTGTGCAGCCAAGGGGATTTCCGTGGGAATCGAATTCCAGCGCAAACTGAAAACCGGATTTTTCGGCGGAGAAGGGTTCATCATGCAGAAGCTGGAGGGAGACGGCCTCGCGTTCGTCCATGCCGGCGGAACCATCGTGGAAAAAGAACTGGTTTCCGGAGAACGCCTCCGATTGGATACCGGCTGCCTGGTCGCCATGACGTCGACCGTTTCCTACAGCATTGAGTTTGTCGGGGGCTTCAAAACGGCTCTGTTCGGCGGAGAGGGACTGTTTTTCGCCACGCTGACCGGACCGGGAAGAGTCTGGGTTCAATCGCTTCCGTTCAGCCGCTTGGCCAGCCGAATCTTTGCGGCGGCAGAGGATCCGAAGGGGGAGGGAAGCATTCTCGGGAGGCTGGGCAATCTGTTCGAAAATTGA
- a CDS encoding UbiD family decarboxylase produces the protein MHKNLRSFIDQLKREDDLAVIEAPVDPKLELAEIHRRVIDEGGPALLFTRVKGSPFPVVTNLFGTSRRVEMAFGPRPEQLMKQVVHAIHELLPPSPKKLWGQRALIKDLLNVGLKSVPAAKAPVLEVRQPRPDLTQLPVITSWQEDGGPFITLPLVYTEHPVTGAHNLGMYRMQIFDGQTTGMHWQIHKGGGFHYHEAEIRGQSLPVRVHLGGPPALIASAIAPVPEALPELLLTSLILGEKLPVVRPEGGGYPYVAEAEFVISGEVPPHERRLEGPFGDHYGYYSLAHEFPVLHVKEVHHRKDAIYPATVVGKPKQEDWFLGEFLQRLLSPAFPMAMPGVRDLWTYAETGFHPLAAAVVRESYKREALANAFRILGEGQLTLTKFLIVTDQPVDLGRFDRLFETVLERMDPASDLFVFGRTSMDTLDYTGRRLNHGSKAVLIGTGGPARKLPAVYEGPELAGIRRIAPYCRGALVLEAARPFEKDPDLAERLLDLHADALADWPFVFLVDDASIASGQTPFLWTVFTRFDPEHDIHARTRLHRHHPEYRLPIIVDARMKPGYPDELVPDARIVEQVDRRWSEYFGGKENV, from the coding sequence ATGCACAAAAATCTGCGCAGCTTCATCGATCAACTGAAACGCGAAGACGACTTGGCCGTCATTGAAGCTCCCGTGGATCCGAAGCTGGAATTGGCGGAAATCCACCGCCGGGTCATCGATGAAGGCGGCCCCGCCCTTCTGTTCACCCGGGTGAAGGGCAGCCCCTTTCCCGTCGTCACCAACCTGTTCGGTACGTCCCGGCGGGTGGAGATGGCGTTCGGACCGAGGCCCGAACAACTGATGAAACAGGTGGTTCACGCCATCCATGAGTTGCTTCCGCCTTCTCCGAAAAAGTTGTGGGGTCAGCGAGCCCTGATCAAGGACTTGTTGAACGTGGGACTCAAATCCGTTCCCGCCGCAAAGGCCCCGGTGCTGGAAGTCAGGCAGCCCCGGCCGGATCTGACTCAATTGCCGGTGATCACTTCCTGGCAGGAAGACGGCGGACCGTTCATCACCCTTCCTCTGGTATACACCGAGCACCCCGTCACCGGCGCCCACAATCTGGGCATGTACCGGATGCAAATCTTTGACGGGCAAACCACCGGCATGCACTGGCAAATTCACAAAGGGGGCGGATTCCATTATCACGAAGCGGAAATCCGTGGTCAATCCCTGCCGGTCCGCGTCCATCTGGGCGGCCCCCCGGCCCTGATCGCTTCCGCCATTGCCCCGGTGCCGGAAGCGCTGCCCGAGCTGCTCCTCACGTCGCTCATCCTGGGTGAAAAGCTGCCCGTGGTGCGTCCGGAGGGCGGAGGCTATCCGTACGTCGCGGAAGCGGAATTCGTGATCTCCGGAGAAGTTCCGCCCCACGAGCGCAGACTGGAAGGCCCGTTCGGCGACCATTACGGGTACTACTCGCTGGCTCACGAGTTTCCGGTGCTGCATGTCAAGGAAGTGCATCACCGCAAGGATGCCATCTATCCGGCCACGGTGGTGGGCAAACCGAAGCAGGAAGACTGGTTTCTGGGCGAATTTTTGCAACGCCTTCTCTCGCCGGCGTTTCCGATGGCGATGCCCGGTGTGCGCGACCTGTGGACCTATGCGGAAACCGGATTTCATCCGTTGGCCGCGGCCGTTGTCCGCGAGAGCTACAAACGGGAAGCGCTGGCCAATGCGTTCCGCATCCTGGGCGAAGGCCAGCTGACGCTCACCAAGTTTCTCATCGTCACGGACCAGCCGGTCGATCTCGGGCGGTTCGACCGACTCTTTGAAACGGTGCTGGAGAGGATGGACCCTGCCTCCGATCTGTTCGTGTTCGGCCGAACCTCCATGGACACGCTGGACTACACCGGCCGCCGCCTGAATCACGGCAGCAAAGCGGTCCTGATCGGCACCGGCGGACCGGCGCGAAAGCTTCCCGCCGTGTATGAGGGACCGGAACTTGCCGGAATCCGGCGCATCGCTCCGTACTGCCGGGGTGCGCTTGTGCTGGAAGCCGCCCGTCCGTTTGAAAAAGATCCGGATCTGGCCGAACGGTTGCTGGATCTCCATGCCGACGCGCTGGCCGACTGGCCGTTCGTGTTCCTGGTCGACGACGCCTCCATCGCTTCGGGGCAAACGCCGTTTTTGTGGACGGTGTTCACCCGGTTCGACCCCGAACATGACATTCACGCCCGGACCCGACTCCACCGACACCATCCGGAATACCGCTTGCCGATCATCGTGGACGCCCGCATGAAACCGGGTTACCCGGACGAACTGGTGCCGGATGCACGGATCGTCGAACAGGTGGACCGTCGCTGGAGTGAGTACTTCGGGGGCAAAGAAAACGTCTGA
- a CDS encoding glutaredoxin family protein has translation MSVIVYSRPHCPECNVLKRFLRDYKIEFEVRDCAEHPEYAEEVKKMGFLGVPVTVVNGKAIQGLRPEEILEALNKAK, from the coding sequence ATGTCCGTGATTGTGTATTCCAGACCTCACTGCCCGGAATGCAACGTGCTCAAACGGTTTTTGCGCGATTACAAAATCGAATTCGAAGTCCGGGATTGCGCCGAACACCCGGAATACGCGGAAGAAGTGAAGAAAATGGGTTTTTTGGGGGTGCCCGTGACCGTGGTGAACGGCAAGGCCATTCAAGGCCTGAGACCGGAAGAAATATTGGAAGCACTGAACAAAGCAAAGTGA
- a CDS encoding amino acid permease, whose translation MNLFRKKSIESLIQTSETTSLRRVLSATDLAMLGIGAIIGTGIFVLTGVGALTAGPALILSFVIAGLCCLFAALTYAEFASMVPVSGSVYTYSYATMGEFIAWIIGWDLILEYLLAVSAVSAGWSGYFQSVLDSMGIHLPTVLTAAPTALDGTTTIMNLPAFLIVLLITLLLSVGVRESKVVNNIMVVLKVAVVLLFIITAVWHVEPANWKPFMPFGWNGVMMAAAIVFFAYLGFDAVSTAAEETRNPQKDMPKGILWSLGICTLLYVIVTAIMTGVVNYPDFAEHQDSPVAFVLKSIGQDWVAGFVSFGAILGMLTVMLVMLYGQTRIIFSMSRDGLLPGFLSKVSEKYRTPIGSTWFFGLIAAFLGGFIPLDELAQLVNAGTLLAFTLISIAVMVMRKKQPDLPRSFKCPWVPVIPILAIVFCMVLLLKLIISFDYLTEVTKGTALGGFFEAIGTVMGGQNYMDGVITLTGQRFFIWLFIGLLIYAVYGYRKSKLAQEQ comes from the coding sequence ATGAATCTCTTCAGGAAGAAGAGCATCGAGTCGCTGATTCAAACCAGCGAAACCACTTCACTGCGAAGGGTGTTGTCGGCGACGGACCTGGCCATGCTGGGGATCGGCGCCATCATTGGCACCGGGATTTTCGTTTTGACCGGGGTTGGAGCACTCACCGCGGGACCTGCACTGATTCTTTCTTTTGTGATTGCCGGTTTGTGCTGTCTGTTTGCGGCGCTTACCTATGCCGAGTTCGCATCGATGGTGCCGGTGTCGGGGTCGGTGTATACGTACAGCTACGCCACCATGGGTGAGTTTATCGCCTGGATCATCGGTTGGGACCTGATCCTGGAATACCTCCTGGCCGTGAGTGCCGTGTCGGCCGGTTGGTCCGGATATTTCCAATCGGTATTGGATTCGATGGGCATCCACCTTCCGACGGTTCTGACGGCGGCTCCGACAGCTTTGGATGGTACCACCACCATCATGAACTTGCCCGCCTTCCTGATCGTCTTGCTGATCACGCTTCTGCTGTCGGTCGGTGTCCGGGAGTCCAAAGTGGTCAACAACATCATGGTCGTGTTGAAAGTGGCGGTTGTCCTGCTGTTCATCATCACGGCCGTGTGGCATGTCGAACCGGCCAACTGGAAACCGTTCATGCCGTTCGGCTGGAACGGTGTCATGATGGCCGCAGCCATCGTGTTCTTCGCTTATCTCGGATTCGACGCGGTCAGCACCGCGGCGGAAGAAACCCGCAATCCCCAAAAGGACATGCCGAAAGGAATTCTGTGGTCTCTCGGAATCTGTACGCTTCTGTATGTGATCGTAACCGCGATCATGACGGGGGTCGTCAATTACCCCGACTTCGCGGAACACCAAGACAGCCCCGTTGCTTTCGTGCTGAAGTCGATCGGTCAGGATTGGGTGGCCGGATTTGTCAGCTTCGGAGCCATTCTCGGCATGCTGACCGTGATGCTCGTCATGCTGTACGGCCAAACCCGGATCATCTTCTCCATGTCGCGTGACGGTCTGTTGCCCGGTTTCCTGTCGAAAGTGTCCGAAAAATACCGGACGCCGATCGGTTCCACCTGGTTCTTCGGTCTGATCGCGGCGTTCCTCGGCGGTTTCATCCCGCTGGATGAACTGGCCCAGCTGGTCAATGCGGGAACGTTGCTGGCCTTCACGCTGATCTCCATTGCCGTGATGGTGATGCGCAAGAAGCAACCGGATCTGCCGCGCTCCTTCAAATGTCCGTGGGTGCCGGTGATCCCCATTCTGGCGATCGTGTTCTGCATGGTTCTGCTGCTGAAGCTGATCATTTCCTTCGACTATCTGACCGAGGTCACCAAGGGCACCGCGCTCGGCGGGTTCTTCGAAGCGATCGGTACGGTGATGGGCGGACAAAATTACATGGACGGAGTGATCACTCTCACCGGTCAACGCTTCTTCATCTGGCTCTTCATCGGTCTGTTGATTTATGCGGTCTACGGATACAGAAAATCCAAACTGGCTCAAGAACAATGA
- a CDS encoding M23 family metallopeptidase, whose amino-acid sequence MKSLIALLTSFGILLGTVRPAAAAPRVTSEDIRQHLFETMQALTGVSWAYLAAMDQYEKNIGKQEKASSRLVSIPVPSHLWAGLANPDPDTKDPAIIRFFDGIGKDANGDGNADPNDDLDVLYSVSLFLTQKGTQEDRIREQLWQWYQHPVTVDVITHIAKVYEKNGTMNLNERAFPLPLGSHYSYRSTWGDRRSFGGLRIHEGTDIFADYGTPVKSTCHGYVELIGWNRFGGWRIGIRDTQNRYHYFAHLSGFRKGLKKGDIVKPGELIGYVGSSGYGPPGTSGKFPPHLHYGIYRFNGKNTFSYDPYPLLRKWERDAAIKRKKERMKLKAEAGKKAQERKGAAKKPPEKKSGNGS is encoded by the coding sequence ATGAAATCGCTGATCGCCCTGCTCACGTCCTTCGGCATTCTTTTGGGAACGGTCCGACCGGCGGCCGCCGCTCCGCGGGTCACTTCGGAGGACATCAGGCAACACCTGTTTGAAACCATGCAGGCGCTCACGGGCGTTTCATGGGCGTATCTGGCCGCCATGGATCAATACGAGAAAAACATCGGCAAACAGGAGAAGGCTTCCTCCCGCCTGGTATCGATCCCCGTCCCTTCCCACTTGTGGGCCGGATTGGCCAATCCCGATCCCGATACCAAGGATCCGGCCATCATCCGATTTTTTGACGGCATCGGGAAAGACGCCAACGGGGACGGGAACGCCGATCCGAACGACGACCTGGATGTCTTGTACTCCGTGTCGCTGTTTTTGACGCAAAAAGGCACCCAGGAAGATCGCATCCGGGAACAACTGTGGCAATGGTACCAACACCCGGTGACGGTGGACGTGATCACGCACATCGCCAAAGTGTATGAGAAAAACGGCACCATGAACCTGAATGAGCGGGCGTTTCCCTTGCCGCTCGGATCCCATTACAGCTATCGGAGCACCTGGGGTGACCGCAGGAGCTTCGGAGGGCTTCGCATCCACGAAGGCACCGACATCTTCGCCGATTACGGAACGCCCGTCAAAAGCACCTGTCACGGGTATGTGGAGCTGATCGGCTGGAACCGCTTCGGCGGATGGCGAATCGGCATCCGCGACACGCAAAACCGCTATCATTATTTCGCGCATTTGAGCGGGTTTCGCAAAGGGCTGAAAAAAGGGGACATCGTCAAACCCGGGGAATTGATCGGATATGTCGGATCCTCCGGATACGGACCGCCCGGCACGTCGGGCAAATTCCCACCGCATCTGCACTACGGCATTTACCGCTTCAACGGCAAAAACACGTTCTCGTACGATCCGTACCCGTTGCTTCGCAAATGGGAGCGGGATGCGGCGATCAAACGGAAAAAAGAACGGATGAAGTTGAAGGCGGAAGCGGGAAAAAAAGCGCAGGAGCGAAAAGGAGCCGCAAAAAAACCGCCGGAAAAAAAGTCCGGCAACGGGTCATGA
- the lipA gene encoding lipoyl synthase, which yields MTAGNGERRERKPEWLKIRLVTNENYQELKKMMRSKTLHTVCEEARCPNIFECWANRTATFMILGDICTRACRFCAVKTGLPTELDWQEPERVAEAVEQMGVRHAVVTSVARDDLKDGGAAIFAATIKAIRKRNPFTSVEVLIPDFMGNWDALKVVMDARPDILNHNIETVRRRSDRVRSKAKYDRSLELLLRAKEMQPDIPTKSSIMVGVGETFDEVVEAMRDLREHKVDIVTIGQYLQPTRKHLKIERYYTPEEFDRFKEIGMSMGFSHVESGPLVRSSYHAHEQVRSAQRQSEKMA from the coding sequence GTGACTGCCGGAAACGGTGAACGGAGGGAACGCAAGCCGGAATGGCTGAAAATCCGGCTGGTGACCAACGAGAACTATCAGGAACTGAAAAAGATGATGCGCAGCAAAACCTTGCACACGGTGTGCGAGGAAGCGCGTTGCCCCAATATTTTCGAATGCTGGGCCAACCGTACCGCCACCTTCATGATCCTCGGCGACATTTGCACGAGAGCATGCCGGTTCTGCGCGGTAAAAACGGGTCTGCCCACCGAACTGGACTGGCAGGAGCCGGAGCGGGTGGCGGAAGCGGTGGAACAGATGGGGGTCCGCCACGCGGTGGTCACCTCCGTTGCGCGTGACGACTTGAAAGACGGCGGTGCCGCCATTTTCGCCGCGACGATCAAGGCGATTCGCAAACGGAATCCGTTTACCAGCGTGGAAGTGCTGATCCCCGACTTCATGGGGAATTGGGACGCACTCAAAGTGGTCATGGATGCCAGACCGGACATTCTGAACCACAACATCGAAACGGTGCGAAGAAGATCCGATCGCGTGCGTTCCAAGGCCAAGTATGACCGGTCGCTGGAATTGTTGCTCCGCGCCAAGGAGATGCAGCCGGACATTCCGACGAAATCCAGCATCATGGTCGGGGTGGGAGAGACTTTTGACGAAGTGGTCGAGGCGATGCGCGATCTTCGGGAGCACAAAGTGGACATCGTGACCATCGGCCAATATCTGCAACCCACCCGGAAACACCTGAAGATCGAGCGCTACTACACGCCGGAAGAATTTGACCGGTTCAAGGAAATCGGCATGAGCATGGGCTTTTCGCACGTGGAGTCCGGTCCGCTTGTCCGCAGTTCGTATCATGCGCATGAGCAGGTTCGTTCCGCACAACGCCAATCCGAAAAAATGGCTTGA